One genomic region from Acidimicrobiales bacterium encodes:
- a CDS encoding cytochrome c biogenesis protein CcdA, translating into MTQSVEGVSYLAAFGGGVVSFASPCVLPIVPAYLSVITGLDLAEVRSGARHHLGRITRDTSLFIAGFSVVFILLGLSATAVGEVLFRNHVLLTRLSGAAVLAMALFLVGSLAVSSRSGRPGRLRAPWMYGEARFHPSPSRFGPLAAPVAGAAFGFGWTPCIGPILASVLAVAAAQGRSLEGATLLACYSLGLGLPFLVTGLAFGRLAGAFDWVKRHFAVLTLSSAVVLAGFGILLALDRLTWVTTQLQTALQAVGLGRLVSLG; encoded by the coding sequence ATGACCCAGAGCGTCGAAGGTGTGAGCTACCTGGCTGCGTTCGGCGGCGGCGTCGTCTCGTTCGCGTCCCCGTGCGTGCTGCCGATCGTCCCCGCCTACCTATCGGTCATCACCGGCCTCGACCTGGCGGAGGTGCGATCCGGCGCCCGCCACCACCTGGGCCGAATCACCCGGGACACGAGCCTCTTCATCGCCGGCTTCTCGGTGGTGTTCATCCTGCTGGGACTGTCGGCGACGGCGGTCGGCGAGGTGCTGTTCCGCAACCACGTGCTGCTCACCCGCCTCTCGGGCGCCGCTGTCCTGGCGATGGCCCTCTTCCTGGTCGGCTCCCTGGCGGTCAGCTCCCGGTCTGGCCGCCCCGGCCGGCTTCGGGCGCCGTGGATGTACGGCGAAGCTCGCTTCCATCCCAGCCCGTCCCGCTTCGGCCCTCTGGCTGCGCCCGTGGCCGGAGCTGCCTTCGGCTTCGGGTGGACCCCGTGCATCGGGCCGATCCTGGCCTCGGTCCTGGCCGTCGCCGCTGCGCAGGGGCGCTCGCTCGAGGGTGCCACCCTGCTGGCCTGCTACTCCCTCGGACTCGGCCTGCCATTCCTGGTCACCGGATTGGCCTTCGGTCGCCTCGCCGGCGCCTTCGACTGGGTCAAGCGACACTTCGCCGTCCTGACGCTCTCCTCGGCCGTGGTCCTGGCCGGCTTCGGGATCCTGCTCGCCCTCGACCGGCTCACCTGGGTCACGACCCAGCTCCAGACGGCC
- a CDS encoding molybdenum cofactor guanylyltransferase yields the protein MTGRPVRGVAGLLLTGGSSRRMGGRDKATLLVGGRSLAARVGASLSEVAAPVLEVGPGRSGLPLAPEDRPGAGPLTALVAGWSALTEGGHRGPVVIVACDLPRVSEPLLRLIASHPGSGSVVPVVDGRPQPLCARFSASALGHGAVMVGAGRRSLGPLLEHHDVHWLEPSEWSGVADGTDFADVDTPADLARLGLLPR from the coding sequence ATGACGGGTCGACCTGTCCGAGGTGTCGCCGGCCTCCTTCTGACGGGGGGATCCAGCCGGCGAATGGGGGGACGGGACAAGGCCACGCTTCTCGTTGGAGGGCGGTCCCTGGCGGCGCGCGTGGGCGCGTCTCTGTCGGAGGTGGCCGCGCCTGTGCTCGAGGTGGGGCCCGGCCGGAGCGGGCTGCCCCTGGCGCCCGAGGACCGGCCCGGAGCGGGACCACTCACGGCCCTGGTGGCGGGGTGGAGCGCCTTGACGGAGGGTGGCCATCGAGGTCCCGTCGTCATCGTGGCCTGCGACCTGCCGCGGGTGTCCGAGCCGCTCCTCCGCCTCATCGCCAGCCACCCCGGCTCGGGCAGCGTCGTGCCCGTCGTCGACGGTCGCCCTCAGCCGCTGTGCGCCCGGTTCAGCGCCTCGGCGCTCGGTCACGGCGCCGTGATGGTGGGCGCCGGACGTCGGTCGCTGGGGCCACTCTTGGAGCACCATGACGTGCACTGGCTGGAGCCGTCGGAATGGAGCGGTGTCGCTGACGGCACTGACTTCGCGGACGTCGACACACCGGCCGATCTGGCCCGGCTCGGGCTGCTGCCGCGATGA
- the fdhD gene encoding formate dehydrogenase accessory sulfurtransferase FdhD produces the protein MSRLVASTNVLAVRAGRHVELPDRLAAEEPMEIRVGGPGEKPRAVSVTMRTPGHDFELAVGFLRSEGIVASSADVTSVRYCDAAPGDEQRYNIVTVQLTRPPALDGVQRRFSVTASCGICGTTTLDQLRRRCDPLRPGPSVAVSTILALPDALRDSQRLFEQTGGLHAAGLSDPEGTMLSVREDVGRHNAVDKLVGRGLLDDALPMDDRLLVVSGRVSFEIVQKAALAGIPILAAVSAPTSLAVTTARDLGMTMVGFIRGPRANVYSHPERIDLAR, from the coding sequence ATGAGCCGGCTGGTTGCGTCGACCAATGTGCTGGCCGTCCGGGCTGGTCGCCACGTCGAGCTCCCCGACCGGTTGGCCGCCGAGGAGCCCATGGAGATCCGCGTCGGCGGACCCGGGGAGAAGCCCAGGGCGGTGAGCGTCACGATGCGGACACCCGGCCACGACTTCGAGCTGGCCGTCGGGTTCCTACGGTCGGAGGGAATCGTGGCGTCGAGCGCCGACGTCACGTCGGTGCGCTATTGCGACGCCGCTCCAGGAGACGAGCAGCGCTACAACATCGTCACCGTGCAGCTCACCCGACCGCCGGCGTTGGACGGTGTCCAGCGGAGGTTCTCGGTGACGGCCAGCTGCGGTATCTGCGGCACGACCACCCTCGACCAGCTCCGGCGCCGGTGCGACCCACTGAGGCCGGGCCCTTCCGTGGCCGTCTCGACGATCCTCGCCCTGCCGGATGCCCTCCGCGACTCACAGCGGTTGTTCGAGCAGACGGGTGGTCTTCACGCCGCCGGGCTGTCGGACCCCGAAGGGACCATGCTGTCCGTCCGCGAGGACGTGGGCCGCCACAACGCCGTCGACAAGCTCGTCGGACGCGGCCTGCTCGACGACGCGCTGCCCATGGACGATCGGCTGCTCGTGGTCTCGGGCCGGGTGAGCTTCGAGATCGTCCAGAAGGCTGCCCTGGCCGGGATCCCCATACTCGCCGCCGTGTCCGCACCCACGAGCCTGGCTGTGACCACCGCCCGTGATCTCGGGATGACCATGGTCGGCTTCATCCGCGGCCCCAGGGCCAACGTCTACAGCCACCCGGAGCGGATCGACCTCGCCCGCTGA